Sequence from the Catenuloplanes indicus genome:
CTACAGCCAGTCCCGCAAGGCCCGGCAGCTGGTGGAGGCCGCGCGCGCCACCGTCGCGGAGTGCCTCTCGGTCCGCCGCGAGGAACTCTTCTTCACCTCCAGCGGTACGACCGCGGCGCACGCGGCCGTGCTGGGCGGCCTGGCCGGGCGGCGCCGGGCCGGGCAGACCTTTGTGCACTCCGCGATCGAGCACTCCGCGGTGCTGCACGCCGCGACGTCCGCGGGCGCGCCCACGTCGAGCGTCGGCGTCTCGATGACCGGCCGGCTGGACCTGGCCGCCTGGGAGGCCGCGGTGCGCGCACCGGGCGTGGCGCTGGCCGCGCTGATCAGCGCCTCGCACGAGGCCGGGACCGTGCAGCCGGTCTCCGCGGCCGCGGAGATCTGCGCGGAGTCGGGCGTGCCGCTCTACGTGGACGCGGCGCAGTCGATCGGGCGGATGGGCGTGCCGCCGGGCTGGTCGCTGCTGTCCGGCAGCGCGCGCAAGTGGGGCGGGCCGTCCGGCGTGGGCGTGCTGGCGATCCGGAAGAGCATGCGCTGGGTGTCGCCCTATCCGGAGGACGAGCGGGCCTATGCCCGTACCCCCGGCGCCATTGATCTTCCGGCCATCGTCGGTGCCGCGGCCGCGCTGCGCGCGGTGACCACGGACGCGACCGCGGAGGCGAAGCGGCAGTCCGCGCTGGTCGACCGGATCCGGACCGAGGTGCCGCGGCTGGTGCCGGACGTGGAGGTGGTCGGCGACCCGGTCGAGCGGCTGCCCCACCTGGTCACGTTCTCCTGTCTCTACGTGGACGGTGAGGCGCTGCTGCACGCGCTGGACCGGCGCGGCTTCGCGGTCTCGTCCGGCTCGTCGTGCACCTCGTCCACGCTGCGGCCGAGCCACGTCCTGGAGGCGATGGGCGTGCTGTCGCACGGCAACGTGCGGGTGTCGCTGCACCGCGACACCACCGCGGCGGACGTGGACCGCTTCCTGGCCGAGTTGCCCGGCATCATCGCCG
This genomic interval carries:
- a CDS encoding cysteine desulfurase family protein, with amino-acid sequence MSSTAQPGPSTAYLDAASAVPLHPVAKQAMMAALADGWADPGKLYSQSRKARQLVEAARATVAECLSVRREELFFTSSGTTAAHAAVLGGLAGRRRAGQTFVHSAIEHSAVLHAATSAGAPTSSVGVSMTGRLDLAAWEAAVRAPGVALAALISASHEAGTVQPVSAAAEICAESGVPLYVDAAQSIGRMGVPPGWSLLSGSARKWGGPSGVGVLAIRKSMRWVSPYPEDERAYARTPGAIDLPAIVGAAAALRAVTTDATAEAKRQSALVDRIRTEVPRLVPDVEVVGDPVERLPHLVTFSCLYVDGEALLHALDRRGFAVSSGSSCTSSTLRPSHVLEAMGVLSHGNVRVSLHRDTTAADVDRFLAELPGIIAGLRAETGL